The bacterium DNA window GATCAAAACCTGCACAACGACTACGCCGACGCCTCCGACATTCGCTTTCTCGACTCGCTTGGCGCAAATGCCATCCGCCTGTGTCTGAACTACAATTATTTCGCGACGAATGACGGTTTTGACTACATTGACCGTTATCTCACGTGGTGCGACACAGTGGGAATCTACGTACTGCTCGACATGCACGTGGTGCCGCAGGGCAACGGTATCTTCACCAATCCCGCCGCGCAGCAGCAGTTGATTGACATCTGGCAGGGGATCGCCGAACGCTATGCGGCGCGCGAGGTCGTGCTGGGTTACGATCTGATGAATGAACCGTGGCCCGGTGATTCCGCCCTGTGGTACACCTATGCCAATCGGTTGATTGACAGCATTCGCGTGATAGATCCGGGGCATATCATCATGGTCGAAAACACGCTCGACGGCGAATTGTTCGAGGTGATCAACGAGCCGAATATTCTCTATTCATACCACGACTACTCGCCATTTGCCGTGACGCACGCCGCTGCCGATTGGGTAGGCGACACACCCATGCCGGCGGACTACGGCTATCCCGGCGATGTTTTGTCAGGCACGGAATGGCTGACCTATTCTGAGGATCAACCCTACTGGACGACCTCGCGCGCGACGTGGCAGCCGTGGGACAGCGGCAATCTGATTGTGCCCGCCGGCGCGGACTTCGCCTACGCCAAGCCGAATGTGTACGGCAATGTCGGTGACGTGTATTACGACGACATGACCGCGTCCAGGAACGGAGTGGCACACGCCGTATACAACGGCGGTGCGGAACAGGAATCGTCATCGCAGTCGGGTCAGCCGGCCGTCTGGTCGTTTTATACGAGCGGTTCGCACAGCGGAGCATGGTCCACGCTTGCACACAGCGGCTCGCGCAGTTTGCGCATCAGCGGCACTCAGGACGGCTGGGGCGTATGGGGACAGGGCGGCTGGGTGTTGACGACGCCGTTCCTGCGCGTGTCGGGTGGCGACACGCTGCGTGTGACAGGTTACATGCGCGCTCCGGGCATCAACGGCGGCGGCGCAAGTTTGGGATTCGATTATATGAGCGGCATCTTTGAGCACTACGATCGTCAGCATCTGCGTGACGACATCGAGCGCTATGTCAGTTGGTCGGCTGCGCACACTCTTCCGATCTGGTGCGGCGAATTCGGCTGTATGTCGGCGGCGCCGGATAGTTCGCAAGAGAACTTGGTACGCGACAAGATTGCGGTGATGAACGAAGCTGGGCTCGGCTGGGCGATGTGGAGCTACCGGGCGCCGCAACCGCCTTCGTTCACGTTGTTTTATGACGACTCGGTGGATGTGCCGCTCACGCGCGTCATTGCCGATGGATTTGCGGGCGCGACGTGGCCCAACGCGATTCAAGATTTGACCATTGCGCATGAAGGCGCGGATGTTCTGCTCGCGTGGAGCGCGCTGCCCGGCGCGGCATCCTATACGATCTACGCCTCACCGGTGTATTCCCTCGATTTGAATGCCTATACGATTATCGGCAACAGTGTCACCAGCGGTTTTCGTCATGTCAATGGACTGGGCCCGGCGATGCAATTCTATTTGGTGACGGCACACTACGAATAGGAAGATTTACGGTGATCGCAAAACGGGCGACTCGCGGGAGTTGCCCGTTTTTTATGCCACGGAGGAGGGCGTTCAGGGGGGGGGGGGGGGGGGGGGGGGGGGAGCCGCCTTTGATTTGGAGGCGATTGGAAAGCTGTCCGAGTCCCTTATGTCCGTTAGATTTCGGCACAGCCCGGCCCCACAGGAGCGGCAAAAAGGGTGGCAGGATATCTTAGACCTTGGCAACAGTTATTCCGCCCGAGTTACCGAAATAGGCGGGCCGGTGTGGGTTCGGCTGAATGGCCGTATCCTGTCGCCGACGGTCACGAATGGCCTGGTTAGATTGCCGAAATGTCTCTGAATTTACTGGAACCTTGCCGCCGAGCTTGAAGTAGAACAGAAAGCAACCCATCAGGCCAAC harbors:
- a CDS encoding cellulase family glycosylhydrolase — its product is MNTLRTLSLLLILVSTTQAQITSFLSVAGRDVVNDQNEVVKLRGINMDGYFWAWDWDQNLHNDYADASDIRFLDSLGANAIRLCLNYNYFATNDGFDYIDRYLTWCDTVGIYVLLDMHVVPQGNGIFTNPAAQQQLIDIWQGIAERYAAREVVLGYDLMNEPWPGDSALWYTYANRLIDSIRVIDPGHIIMVENTLDGELFEVINEPNILYSYHDYSPFAVTHAAADWVGDTPMPADYGYPGDVLSGTEWLTYSEDQPYWTTSRATWQPWDSGNLIVPAGADFAYAKPNVYGNVGDVYYDDMTASRNGVAHAVYNGGAEQESSSQSGQPAVWSFYTSGSHSGAWSTLAHSGSRSLRISGTQDGWGVWGQGGWVLTTPFLRVSGGDTLRVTGYMRAPGINGGGASLGFDYMSGIFEHYDRQHLRDDIERYVSWSAAHTLPIWCGEFGCMSAAPDSSQENLVRDKIAVMNEAGLGWAMWSYRAPQPPSFTLFYDDSVDVPLTRVIADGFAGATWPNAIQDLTIAHEGADVLLAWSALPGAASYTIYASPVYSLDLNAYTIIGNSVTSGFRHVNGLGPAMQFYLVTAHYE